The following proteins are encoded in a genomic region of Rhodoferax aquaticus:
- a CDS encoding acyl-homoserine-lactone synthase has translation MQHQLSIYGSQDINHQDALGMHRLRHEVFAQRLGWDVQSCDGLERDRFDDVEDVAYVLAKSANGVVEGCWRLLPTTGPNMLRDTFPELLHGQTAPCADDCWEMSRFAVSSSPSLTANGTFGPLSKALMTQSAYFAAENGIKRYVTVTTPILERMLKRQGLNIHRIGPPIKVGVAAAVACFIEVDNITLSAVGVL, from the coding sequence ATGCAACATCAGCTTTCAATTTACGGTAGTCAGGACATCAATCACCAAGATGCCTTGGGCATGCATCGCTTGCGCCACGAAGTGTTTGCGCAGCGCTTGGGCTGGGATGTGCAGTCATGCGATGGACTGGAACGCGATCGATTCGACGACGTCGAAGACGTCGCCTATGTACTAGCCAAATCGGCAAATGGTGTTGTCGAGGGCTGTTGGCGTTTGCTGCCGACCACCGGCCCCAACATGTTGCGAGATACCTTTCCAGAGCTTTTGCACGGTCAAACTGCACCTTGTGCAGACGATTGTTGGGAAATGAGCCGATTCGCAGTCAGCAGCAGTCCATCTTTGACCGCCAATGGTACTTTCGGCCCACTTTCCAAGGCACTCATGACCCAGTCGGCCTACTTTGCTGCGGAAAACGGAATCAAGCGTTACGTGACCGTCACGACACCCATCCTGGAGCGAATGCTCAAACGCCAGGGCCTAAACATTCACCGCATCGGTCCGCCCATCAAAGTCGGCGTAGCTGCTGCTGTCGCTTGCTTCATTGAAGTCGACAACATCACGTTGAGCGCGGTTGGTGTTTTGTAG
- a CDS encoding roadblock/LC7 domain-containing protein, producing MKNNTAIDNIRNFCEQEAQKILAEITGTLGVVVSTVDGFEVAYAHHGDLVPERIAAMASSISAIGSVVARESFLEDPSDITIYSGNGFVQVFLVNQSDANLLIVNIVSDSTAIMAQVNHRGKRFAKALRELR from the coding sequence ATGAAAAATAATACAGCTATAGACAATATTCGCAATTTTTGCGAGCAAGAGGCACAAAAAATTCTCGCCGAGATTACCGGAACGCTGGGAGTTGTAGTTTCTACGGTCGATGGTTTTGAAGTCGCCTATGCCCACCACGGAGATCTTGTCCCCGAAAGAATTGCAGCGATGGCCAGTTCAATCTCTGCCATTGGTTCGGTGGTCGCAAGAGAATCTTTTTTGGAAGATCCATCAGATATAACGATCTACTCTGGAAATGGGTTTGTCCAGGTATTTTTGGTCAATCAATCGGATGCAAACTTATTGATAGTGAATATTGTTTCAGACTCAACGGCAATAATGGCTCAAGTAAATCACCGTGGAAAGCGATTTGCCAAAGCCTTGAGGGAGCTGCGCTAA
- a CDS encoding NAD+ synthase, whose amino-acid sequence MLKITSAQINPTIGDITGNIALMLRAARQARDSHADMVVFPELSLTAYYPADLLDDASFQRRLDAGLEQLKLSTREAPALHWIVGAPMRREGTGKPFHNALLVLKNGEIVLQYNKQLLPTYNIFDERRHFEPGADMARVLRIGDKQVGLMICEDGWNDDGQDYAVNPFQRLADAAPDLVVSINASPSNIGKREQRHTVFGNACSRHRLPLLYVNQIGGHDQLVFDGASFAMDATGKVVYEAQRFAEDITTLTFSSQLQTFSDAQGESFAKVEVTGLPTMEFYRQQIVLGLKDYARRCGFTTAVVGCSGGIDSALTLALAVEALGAANVVGITMPSKFSSEGSVSDSQTLCRNLGITLIEHPIRSMVASFEEGFAAAFGKPLQGLPLENLQARVRGTTLMEYSNAFGHLLLTTGNKSEVSVGYCTLYGDTNGGLGLIGDLYKTEIFALCRHINATAGRELIPVAIIDKPPSAELAPGQKDTDSLPPYEVLDEILKSLIEGARLPDWEHARAEQKMADLRADPAGRAMIERIQKMIARNEYKRRQAPPVLRLRGRAFGSGRQVPIAAVQYA is encoded by the coding sequence CCGCCAGGCGCGGGATTCGCATGCCGACATGGTGGTGTTCCCCGAGCTCAGCCTCACGGCCTATTACCCTGCAGACTTGCTGGACGATGCGAGCTTTCAGCGCCGCCTTGACGCTGGCCTGGAGCAGTTGAAGCTGTCTACCCGCGAAGCACCTGCCTTGCACTGGATCGTGGGAGCGCCCATGCGCCGCGAGGGCACCGGAAAGCCATTTCACAATGCGCTGCTGGTATTGAAGAACGGTGAAATCGTGCTTCAGTACAACAAGCAGCTGCTGCCCACCTACAACATCTTTGATGAGCGCCGCCATTTTGAGCCCGGGGCAGACATGGCCCGCGTGCTGCGAATCGGCGATAAACAGGTCGGCCTGATGATTTGCGAGGATGGTTGGAACGACGACGGTCAAGACTACGCCGTCAACCCATTCCAACGCCTAGCCGACGCGGCCCCCGATCTGGTGGTCTCCATCAACGCCAGCCCCAGCAACATTGGCAAACGGGAACAGCGCCACACCGTGTTTGGCAATGCATGCAGCCGGCACAGATTGCCGCTGTTGTACGTGAACCAGATTGGCGGCCATGACCAGCTGGTGTTTGACGGTGCGTCCTTTGCCATGGATGCCACCGGCAAGGTCGTCTATGAGGCGCAGCGTTTTGCCGAGGACATCACCACGCTGACCTTTAGCAGCCAGCTACAAACGTTTAGTGACGCACAAGGTGAGTCGTTTGCAAAAGTAGAAGTCACCGGCCTGCCCACCATGGAGTTCTACCGCCAGCAAATTGTGTTGGGCCTGAAGGACTATGCGCGGCGCTGCGGCTTCACCACGGCGGTGGTGGGCTGCTCCGGTGGCATTGACTCTGCGCTGACCCTGGCGCTCGCGGTCGAGGCATTGGGCGCAGCCAACGTGGTGGGTATCACCATGCCGTCCAAGTTTTCCAGCGAAGGCAGCGTTTCTGATTCACAGACACTGTGTCGCAACCTGGGCATTACGCTCATTGAGCACCCGATCCGCAGCATGGTCGCCAGCTTTGAAGAAGGTTTTGCAGCGGCCTTCGGCAAACCGCTGCAAGGTTTGCCACTGGAGAACTTGCAAGCCCGGGTGCGCGGAACCACACTGATGGAATACTCCAATGCCTTCGGCCACCTGCTGCTGACCACGGGCAACAAGTCCGAGGTAAGCGTGGGCTACTGCACACTCTATGGCGACACCAACGGTGGCTTGGGGCTGATTGGCGATCTGTACAAAACCGAGATCTTTGCGCTGTGCCGGCACATCAACGCCACTGCGGGTCGCGAGCTGATTCCAGTCGCCATCATCGACAAGCCCCCGTCCGCCGAGCTCGCACCCGGACAGAAAGACACCGACAGCCTGCCGCCTTATGAAGTGCTGGACGAAATCCTCAAGTCCCTCATCGAAGGCGCGCGTTTACCCGACTGGGAGCATGCGCGTGCTGAACAGAAAATGGCTGATTTGCGCGCCGATCCTGCTGGGCGCGCGATGATTGAACGTATCCAGAAAATGATTGCCCGCAACGAGTACAAACGCCGCCAGGCACCGCCCGTGCTGCGCTTGCGCGGGCGGGCGTTCGGCAGCGGCCGCCAGGTGCCCATCGCCGCAGTGCAATACGCCTGA
- a CDS encoding GTP-binding protein, with protein MNEYKILISGTTGSGKTTAIGVVSDSLPIVTDVKNTDPTVSKLLTTVGLDFGLVELESGNRLRLFGTPGQDRFDFLWKILAKNALGLIILIDNSRPKPLEDLEKYLNGFSEFLGNTPCVIGVGRLPECPDPDVDAYADFLFNRQCLVPVVPVDVRQRDDVLMLIDILLTQIEADL; from the coding sequence ATGAATGAATACAAAATACTAATAAGCGGTACCACTGGTTCGGGGAAAACCACTGCAATAGGTGTGGTGAGTGATTCTCTGCCCATCGTGACGGATGTAAAAAATACAGATCCTACAGTTTCTAAGCTGCTGACCACAGTAGGACTTGATTTCGGCTTGGTTGAACTGGAGAGTGGTAACCGTTTGAGGTTGTTTGGGACGCCAGGCCAGGATCGGTTTGACTTTCTTTGGAAAATTCTCGCGAAAAATGCGCTGGGTCTCATTATCTTGATTGATAACTCCCGCCCTAAGCCATTGGAAGATCTTGAAAAGTACCTCAATGGCTTTAGTGAGTTCCTCGGAAACACACCCTGCGTCATTGGTGTAGGGCGTTTGCCAGAGTGCCCAGATCCGGATGTTGACGCGTATGCAGACTTCTTGTTTAACCGGCAATGCTTGGTGCCCGTTGTTCCCGTTGACGTGAGACAGCGTGACGATGTCCTCATGCTCATTGACATCTTGTTAACGCAAATTGAAGCTGATCTTTGA
- a CDS encoding NUDIX domain-containing protein, whose translation MTETKPTTSGTALIIGRWQIFHKGHETLLKAALATAPKVIVVIGSAFRSRNPQNPFTWQERQAMVESILSAEDKARVQYLPVRDYYDDTRWNAAVREGVQRITQCTQPITLVGFKKDSSSYYLDNFHGWAWKGVDREIEIDATALRNVYFEGADPDARLSVLQPYISPQVLAYLQAWARLPAFAERMSEHAAVAAYRKRWAAPFHLTADAVVQASGKVLLVRRGGDIGHGLWALPGGFVEPGERMYAAALRELQEETGFKTLAPTMQAAFQGSVVFDHPGRSPRGRIITHAHHFNLGNIALPEVKGADDAMEASWVPIANLPAMEDQLFDDHAAVLDRFLGVYR comes from the coding sequence ATGACCGAAACCAAACCAACCACCTCCGGTACCGCACTCATCATCGGCCGCTGGCAGATTTTTCACAAAGGGCATGAAACCCTGCTCAAGGCGGCCCTGGCCACTGCGCCGAAGGTGATCGTGGTGATTGGCTCCGCCTTTCGTTCGCGCAACCCGCAAAACCCATTCACCTGGCAGGAACGCCAGGCCATGGTGGAGTCCATCTTGTCTGCCGAAGACAAGGCACGCGTGCAGTACCTGCCGGTGCGCGACTACTACGACGACACCCGCTGGAACGCTGCTGTACGCGAGGGGGTTCAACGCATCACCCAATGTACCCAACCCATCACCCTGGTGGGTTTCAAGAAGGACAGCTCCAGCTACTACCTAGACAACTTCCACGGTTGGGCCTGGAAGGGCGTGGACCGCGAGATCGAGATCGATGCCACTGCCCTGCGCAATGTTTACTTTGAGGGTGCCGACCCAGACGCGCGCCTGAGCGTGCTACAGCCCTATATCAGCCCGCAGGTGCTGGCCTATTTGCAAGCATGGGCCCGCTTGCCTGCATTTGCCGAGCGCATGTCGGAGCACGCCGCAGTAGCGGCCTACCGCAAGCGCTGGGCTGCGCCTTTCCATTTGACGGCAGATGCCGTGGTCCAAGCCAGTGGCAAAGTGCTGCTGGTGCGCCGGGGCGGCGACATCGGACATGGACTGTGGGCGCTGCCGGGTGGATTCGTGGAGCCCGGTGAACGCATGTACGCCGCCGCCTTGCGCGAGCTGCAAGAAGAAACCGGCTTTAAAACTCTCGCCCCCACCATGCAAGCCGCATTTCAGGGCAGCGTGGTGTTTGACCACCCCGGCCGTAGCCCAAGGGGCCGCATCATCACGCACGCCCACCATTTCAACCTGGGCAATATCGCGCTACCCGAGGTCAAAGGTGCCGACGACGCTATGGAGGCCAGTTGGGTCCCCATTGCGAACTTGCCCGCCATGGAAGACCAGCTTTTTGACGACCACGCCGCGGTGTTGGATCGGTTTCTGGGCGTGTACAGATAA
- the cho gene encoding excinuclease Cho: MPFPHRRRPEFNEARPYEYPQHLREGIDGLPNTPGVYVFHGEEGDLPLYIGKSVNLRSRVLSHLRNPDEARLLRLTRRISFIRTAGEIGALLLEACMIKQQQPLLNQKLRRSRQLCSLRLNQGLPEVVYSKDLNFATTQDLFGLYASKHAALQSLRDLADQHKLCYGTLGLEKLPKGKPCFRAMIQHCAGVCRGSESLDEHQQRLLDALEGVRVACWPFSGAVGLVERFEDECQIHVVRNWTYLGSVSELSQAKQLDAMAAGFDADGYKILCKPILTSAVELVLL, from the coding sequence ATGCCATTTCCACACCGACGCCGTCCTGAGTTTAATGAGGCTCGTCCATACGAGTACCCCCAACACCTGCGTGAGGGCATAGACGGCTTACCCAATACGCCCGGAGTTTATGTCTTTCATGGCGAAGAAGGTGATCTGCCGCTCTACATAGGTAAGAGTGTCAATTTGCGCAGCCGTGTGCTGTCCCATCTGCGCAATCCCGATGAAGCTCGCTTGCTGCGACTAACCCGCCGCATCTCGTTTATCCGAACGGCGGGGGAAATTGGCGCGCTCTTGTTGGAAGCCTGCATGATCAAGCAACAGCAGCCTTTGCTGAATCAAAAGCTCAGGCGAAGCCGGCAACTGTGCTCGCTCAGGCTCAACCAAGGCTTGCCCGAAGTGGTCTATTCCAAAGACCTGAATTTCGCGACAACACAAGACTTGTTTGGCCTGTACGCGAGCAAGCATGCTGCGTTGCAATCGCTTCGCGACCTGGCAGATCAGCACAAGCTGTGCTACGGCACATTAGGCTTAGAGAAACTACCTAAAGGCAAGCCTTGCTTCAGAGCCATGATTCAACACTGTGCCGGTGTCTGCCGAGGCAGCGAGAGCCTAGACGAGCACCAACAAAGACTTCTTGATGCACTCGAGGGCGTTCGGGTGGCCTGTTGGCCCTTCTCTGGGGCGGTTGGCCTGGTCGAGCGCTTTGAGGACGAATGCCAAATCCACGTGGTGCGCAACTGGACTTACTTGGGCAGCGTGAGTGAGCTCAGCCAAGCGAAACAGCTCGACGCCATGGCGGCAGGGTTTGATGCGGATGGCTACAAGATTTTGTGCAAACCCATCCTCACCAGTGCGGTTGAACTCGTTCTGCTTTGA
- a CDS encoding helix-turn-helix transcriptional regulator encodes MDRTERFYKIDALLQGGAIVPVDRFLRELEVSLATFKRDIEYMRSRLNSPIAWSKADGGYSYTQGTKTQQALPGLWFNASEAHALLMMQSLLSDMQPGLLGPHVAPLKARLRAVIEAGKHPVGDVESRVKLLNVAARSVADSNFEVVAAALLRRQRLQIDYFNRSRGELGAREVSPQLLIHHRGNWYLGAWCHKQDAMRSFSMDAMETASVVSKTAKSLPQAALDRFVGQGYGIFSGSEVQWATLLFSAERARWVSRELWHPQQTLTQEEDGSLTMRLPFTDMRELTMDILRHGRHVKVIAPRALQEEVHKELQAASAQYAPSPV; translated from the coding sequence GTGGACCGAACTGAGCGCTTTTACAAGATTGACGCCCTGCTGCAAGGTGGAGCCATAGTGCCCGTGGATCGTTTTTTGCGCGAACTGGAGGTGTCGCTCGCCACTTTCAAGCGCGACATCGAGTACATGCGCAGTCGGCTGAACTCACCTATTGCCTGGAGCAAAGCCGATGGTGGCTACTCCTACACCCAAGGCACAAAGACTCAACAAGCCCTGCCAGGTCTGTGGTTCAACGCCAGCGAAGCCCATGCCTTGCTGATGATGCAATCCTTGCTGTCCGATATGCAGCCTGGCTTGCTGGGGCCGCATGTGGCGCCGCTCAAAGCGCGATTGCGCGCCGTGATAGAAGCGGGCAAACACCCCGTGGGTGATGTGGAAAGCCGCGTTAAGTTGCTCAATGTGGCGGCTCGCTCTGTGGCCGACAGCAACTTTGAGGTGGTGGCAGCAGCGCTCTTGAGGCGCCAGCGGCTGCAGATTGATTACTTCAACCGTTCGCGTGGCGAGTTGGGTGCGCGCGAGGTGTCACCGCAACTCTTGATCCACCACCGGGGCAACTGGTACTTAGGCGCTTGGTGCCACAAGCAAGATGCCATGCGCTCTTTCTCCATGGACGCAATGGAAACCGCCAGCGTGGTGAGCAAAACCGCCAAAAGCCTGCCCCAGGCAGCGCTAGACCGCTTTGTTGGCCAAGGCTACGGTATCTTTTCGGGCTCAGAGGTGCAGTGGGCTACGCTGCTTTTTTCTGCTGAGCGCGCCCGCTGGGTCTCGCGTGAGCTATGGCACCCACAACAAACACTGACCCAAGAGGAGGATGGCAGTCTGACCATGCGCTTGCCGTTTACCGATATGCGTGAGCTCACCATGGATATTCTGAGGCACGGCCGGCATGTGAAAGTGATTGCACCGCGAGCCTTGCAAGAGGAAGTGCACAAAGAATTGCAGGCTGCTTCTGCGCAGTACGCGCCCTCCCCGGTCTAG
- a CDS encoding helix-turn-helix transcriptional regulator, with amino-acid sequence MIADVMGSQDQQELLGRIKTIVQKVGFDTFMVGLERRAEDGRIAHYVMSDYPQRWQQLYDQQGYAALDPTVAYCQKSRAPLVWSAEFFQKSKAGFMLEEARSYGLHHGVSLSVHDRFATKSMMSLVRDQDLTKSATESAYLLNCAQVISACVHQVAHQLLETNQKKQQSTLTARESECLQWIAVGKSTPEISDILNVSEPTVAFHVKNLMRKLDVHTRPQALAKAMRMGLIG; translated from the coding sequence ATGATCGCTGATGTTATGGGCAGTCAGGATCAGCAGGAATTGCTTGGGCGCATCAAGACTATCGTCCAGAAAGTGGGTTTTGATACGTTCATGGTGGGGCTTGAACGTCGTGCTGAGGATGGCCGCATTGCGCACTACGTTATGAGCGACTATCCACAACGGTGGCAGCAGCTTTATGACCAGCAAGGGTATGCAGCGCTGGACCCTACTGTCGCTTATTGCCAGAAGTCGAGAGCACCCCTCGTCTGGTCTGCAGAATTCTTCCAAAAATCCAAGGCGGGCTTTATGCTTGAGGAGGCCCGGAGTTACGGCCTGCATCATGGTGTAAGTCTGTCCGTACACGATCGCTTTGCTACCAAGAGCATGATGTCGCTAGTGCGTGATCAGGATTTGACAAAGTCGGCAACTGAATCCGCCTACCTACTGAATTGCGCCCAAGTCATCTCAGCATGTGTTCATCAGGTTGCCCACCAACTGCTGGAAACCAATCAAAAAAAGCAACAATCTACCTTAACGGCACGTGAGAGTGAGTGTCTGCAATGGATTGCAGTCGGCAAGTCGACACCAGAAATTTCGGACATCCTGAATGTGTCTGAACCCACAGTAGCGTTCCATGTCAAGAACCTGATGCGAAAACTCGACGTACACACACGCCCTCAGGCCCTAGCGAAGGCAATGCGGATGGGTTTGATAGGCTGA
- a CDS encoding transposase, which translates to MHTTYIQLPTAGRPQGRYSDEFKRQIMAACKQLGVPTEAVALANGLDANVLRRWISESQTRLLKSDTAKQTMALALQTQTQFIALEIQSGDAASANVQIELQRSATTVRVQWQLVCAAECAAWLAARRLHQGRFVWPPICGVDQFSLSHPQLDHLVLSSAGQRMGDGGTITMV; encoded by the coding sequence GTGCACACTACATACATTCAATTGCCCACTGCTGGTCGGCCTCAGGGCCGTTACAGCGACGAATTCAAACGCCAGATCATGGCTGCCTGCAAGCAGCTCGGAGTGCCCACTGAGGCTGTAGCGCTGGCAAACGGCTTGGACGCTAACGTGCTGCGTCGCTGGATTTCTGAATCCCAAACGCGCTTGCTCAAGTCTGATACGGCGAAGCAGACCATGGCGCTGGCTCTACAGACACAAACCCAGTTCATCGCCTTGGAGATTCAGTCTGGTGATGCAGCCTCAGCCAATGTACAGATTGAACTGCAGCGCTCAGCTACCACGGTGCGCGTCCAATGGCAGCTCGTTTGTGCTGCTGAGTGCGCCGCCTGGCTGGCGGCACGCAGACTGCATCAAGGTCGGTTTGTCTGGCCACCCATTTGTGGGGTAGATCAATTTAGCTTGAGTCACCCCCAACTGGATCACTTGGTATTGAGTTCGGCGGGGCAACGCATGGGGGATGGCGGCACCATCACCATGGTGTGA
- a CDS encoding transposase, producing the protein MHQWCFVVGSDTPRFMVISPQQLPHMGADELRDVVQSLFKTPSFKQATIYKLTHEIAILKRLKFAAQSERFSAEQGCLLEDTLDEDLQADNDEIEQLSSSDALPRRPSSNPKARPYPRIRPRQHPPCA; encoded by the coding sequence ATGCACCAATGGTGCTTTGTGGTGGGCAGTGACACACCGCGCTTCATGGTGATTAGCCCGCAACAATTGCCCCACATGGGCGCAGACGAACTGCGCGACGTGGTGCAGTCCCTGTTCAAGACGCCTAGCTTCAAACAAGCCACCATCTACAAGCTCACGCACGAAATTGCCATCCTCAAGCGGCTGAAGTTTGCCGCCCAATCTGAGCGCTTCAGCGCCGAGCAAGGTTGTTTGCTGGAAGACACCCTGGATGAGGATCTGCAAGCGGACAACGATGAGATCGAGCAACTCAGCTCCAGTGATGCTCTACCCCGAAGACCAAGCAGCAACCCAAAAGCCAGGCCCTACCCGCGAATCCGCCCTCGCCAACATCCGCCATGCGCCTGA